Genomic window (Streptomyces liliiviolaceus):
TGGTTCCGGGACGAACCGAAGCGCCGCCCCGGGTACGACCCGGCACGTTGTCCACAGGGTCCCGTCGGTCCCCGTACGAACGGCTAGGCTCGCGCCCGTACGAGTCGAGCCGTAACCGGGAGACATCCACGATGGCCAAGAAGCGACCCCAGACGAAGGCCAAGCAGCCGCAGCGGCAGGATGGGGCCCGCGCCGCCGGAGCGGACGGACCCGTCCCGGTCGTCGGAGCACGCGAGCCCTGCCCCTGTGGCAGCGGCCGCCGCTACAAGGCGTGTCACGGACGCGCCGCCGCGCACGCCGTGACCGAGCTGGTCCACCGGCCGTTCGAGGGCCTGCCGAGCGAGGGCGACTGGATCGCGCTGCGCGAGCTGGTGCCCGCGGCGACCGTAGAGCTGCACCTGAAGGACGCCCTTCCGGAGGGCGTGCCGTCGGTCACCCTCGCGACGGTGCTGCCGATGGCGTGGCCGGCCCTGCGCCGCGAGGACGGCTCGGTCCTCATCGGCCTGCAGAACGACACGGCGTCCGGCGACATCAGCCGCGACCTTGCGGACACGCTCCAGCGCGCGCTCACCGCGGAACCGGGCACTCCGGTGCAGGGCCGCCGCGCCCCGGGCGACGGCGTGCGTCTGCAGGATCTCCTCGACCCCGAAGGCGCGTTCGAGCCAGTTGTGCACGAGGGCTTCGAATTCTGGGTTCCGGACGCGCAGAACGCCGCCACGGAGGTCACCGCCTCCCTGGAGCGCGCCAACGCCGCCGCCATCCCGACGGTGAAGCTCGCCGGCGTCGACGCCGCGTACTGGTGCGAGACCCCCGACAAGAACCACCTGCGCTGGGTCATGCCGCACCCCGAGGAGCAGCTTCTGGACGCGCTCGCGCGGCTGCACGCGGAGGGCCGGTCGAGCCTCGGCGAAGGCACCCGACTGGTCGGTTCCTTCCGTGCCCACGGGCTCACCGTCCCGGTCTGGGACCTGCCGACGGGCGTCTCGGCCGAGGACATCGAGAAGCCCGCGTCCGAGTTCGCCGAGCGGCTCGCCGCCGCGCTGGCCACGGACGCACCGCTCACCGCGGACGAGCGCCGGGCACGGGGCGGTCTCACCAATCGCCAGGTCACCCTCAGCTGACGCACGGCGTGCACCCGGCCCCGGCTGACCGACCGGTCAGCCGGGCGACAGGTGCGCAAACCGGGTGACTCCTGTCACAACTCCCGGTCGTGACAAGCGAATCCGTGTCTGAATAGCCGAGATCGAATTTGCGAACCGCCGATCTCTTGTTACCGTTCCAATAGCCCGGTTGCTGGTGCATCCCCCGTCGCCAGCAACCGGGTCTTTTCATGTCCGGACCCGGGACCGTCCTCGGCGAAGTCCTCAACGCGCTTTCTGCACAGGCGAGTTGCTCCCCGAGCGCAGAAGTAGCGGCCCCTCGGCACCCTCCGCGGACCCGGCGAACTCAGCGATCGCCGAGTACTCCGAGGCGTCGCCCACCGTCCGCTCCCGCGGCGTCTCGCACACCCCCGGCTCGTCGTCCGCGCCCACGGCGCAGTACATCCGCACGGTGCGGCCTCCGGGCGCCAGAAGAGTCAGTACGGACGTGAGGGCGTCACCGGTCGCGTTGCGGTAGTAGGTACGCGCCCAGGTCTCCCGCCCCTGCGTCAGTACGCACGTCTGCGCCTCGATGCCGTCGGGGGAGGCGAGTTCGGGTCCGCAGCGGGCGGCGGTGGCGAGCCCCACACCGAGCGTCAGGGAGCGCCCGGAAGCCGAGGGGTGCCGCTCGGGCGTCCCGCCGTCGGCGCGATCGGAGCCGGGCGCCCCGTCGGAACCGGGACGACCGAAACCGGAACCGGCCGAACGAGAACCGCCGGAATCGGAACCGCCGGAATCAGAAGCGCCTGCATCACGGCCGCCGGCGTTACGACTGTCGCCGTCACGGCCGCCGGCGTCCCGGCCATCGCCGT
Coding sequences:
- a CDS encoding DUF5926 family protein gives rise to the protein MAKKRPQTKAKQPQRQDGARAAGADGPVPVVGAREPCPCGSGRRYKACHGRAAAHAVTELVHRPFEGLPSEGDWIALRELVPAATVELHLKDALPEGVPSVTLATVLPMAWPALRREDGSVLIGLQNDTASGDISRDLADTLQRALTAEPGTPVQGRRAPGDGVRLQDLLDPEGAFEPVVHEGFEFWVPDAQNAATEVTASLERANAAAIPTVKLAGVDAAYWCETPDKNHLRWVMPHPEEQLLDALARLHAEGRSSLGEGTRLVGSFRAHGLTVPVWDLPTGVSAEDIEKPASEFAERLAAALATDAPLTADERRARGGLTNRQVTLS